Within the Setaria viridis chromosome 3, Setaria_viridis_v4.0, whole genome shotgun sequence genome, the region AGCTTAGGAGGTTCAGGTTCACTCCCTGTGATACATAATGCTGGTTCTGAGAAGCAGATGTTCCCACACCAAGAAAATCTGTTATTTTCATACTAGATGATTCTTCAACTGGTTTATTCAGTATATGTGCAGCTGAGCTGTGATGAGCCTGCGTATCAGTGATCCAACTCTTCTCCACATGTGAAGAGCCCTCACTATTTTCAAGGTTGAGATTGACATTTCGACCCAGAACAGAACCACTAACCCATGGGGAACGTTTCGAAGGCCTCACTTCCAGGATCTCCActtcgtcatcatcatcagcatACACATCTGCCGGAAGCTGAAGGTCCAACATTTTCTTTTGAGACCTAACATTGCTATGCCTCAAAGGAGCTCCACTCACACTAAATTGTGAACTACTTTCGTTAATCAAATTGATGGATGATTGCTTAAGATCGTGTCCAGAAATAGGAGTTGCAGTTTGGCGCACTCGTTTAACATCCTCAAGTAGTATCTGTGATGCAGAGGATCTTGGCTGCAATGCCTCTGCATATCTAGGACAACCCTTGAACTCTTCTCTTTGGAACTGTGCCATTATTTCCTTCTGAGTTCTGTAAAGACGGTGAAGTTCATACACCTGTATAGACATCAAAATGGTAAAAGAAATGAGGCATTTTTTACAACTACGGACCAGAATAAGAAAACAATGCCAATGCTACAAGGAATGCCTTGTTCTGTATATATCAACAATGATATGGCTTCATCAAAATATACCTGTTTCCGGAATGTAGCTTCATGTACAAGCATTGTCCGCTTTAGCATTTCCTTGTCATAATGTACAGATCCATTTTGAGATGTTATTGTGAACTTGTCACTAAGATGCACATTTGGTTTGTTCTCCTTGTAGTATGGCAGTGCATTGCCATTAGAGTTTACACTAGAATCTGCCATGTCGAAGTATCCTGGAATATAGGTCTCGCCCTCAACTTTTGTTCCCATTCCTAATGAAGTGTTGACAGAGAAATTCTAGGTTATCCAGATATCATCCACATCTAACATACTGCATATTGAACCTAAAATGCATTGTCACAGTATACTAGTACATTTACTCAGAACATTCAGAGATTGTGAACTACAGAATGATTGTTGCTATGGTATGCATGATTTTATATTTGCACTAAATCATTGCACATAATGTGCATTCCCAAACCTGACCTGTCCAGGCCATCTCATGCATAGGTCTAAGTGGGCCAAAACATGCGcactgtgatctttttcttttggagagGATAACAACAAGCGAGGACAAAATTGTCCATATGCTACAGACGGCCTTTCTTTCTGGATTTCACTTTAGAAAAAATGAGAAAGGGAAATATGATAAAATGGCCAAAAAGGATGATGTTGCCATCAAACAGAGGATCTCAACAAGTCAGTACAAAATTGTCCATATGTGCAGCCTTTCCTTTTGGACTTCACTTAGGAAACAAAATGAGAAAAGGGAAATATGCTGAAATGGCCACAAGGAGGATGCTATCAAACATACATAAACAAGCACATCCTATAGGTAAATTACATACTACAGTACTGTAATCTTTGCATGGGGAAGAAAGTTACTAAAGTTCTTTCATTACAATTCATTAGCTAATCATAAATAAGCTATACTCTACATCCTAAAATGAACTGTCCATTGTAACAGATTAAACTTTGTCACTTGTGAGCAGATAAAAAGGATTATCCACGGTAAGTCGGTAATAGCCTTTCTCCAAATGTTTTCTAGCCTAAATGGCATTGTCTAGAAAGATCTGATCCACTAACATGCTGTCTTTTATCAACATCAGGAACACCTAAACAAAGCAACAGTAGCCTTTCTCTACCCATGACAATTATTTCAGGCATAATCACAAACACCATAGGCACTTCAATACCGGGACCTAAATAATCAACAAAACAACATCATTGGAACACCAAGAGGTACATGGTACACCTGTATTCTACAGTGTACAGCCTACACTGAATTTGCAATGTCTAGACCCTGGCTGTCTTTCTCTGCAAATAATCAATTAAGGTCCTGTATAGCTTCTTAATAAATGACTGACATAAAAAGATCAATCACAATTACGGACAATGAACAAACCCAGATATGGGGAAAATATAGTCAAGTCAAGCATAGTAAACAAACCagtaaagttttaattttcgTCTGGCAAAAGAGGGGAACTACCACACAAAAGTTAAATTGTATCTAACTGAAGCCCTTCAGGCTTCTGCACATCTTCAAGATATGAACAGATGCTTGAGTTTTTTAGCATCATTAATATTGCAGAACAAATTACAAAACTGGAATCCATACAGATAATTACATAAGCCAAGAACTGAAACAAGCATCATGGTTTGGAGACCAGTGTAACATTTCTAACTTACAAAGGGGGTCAAATATGAAACAGTGCTGAATAGAAGAATCTGCAGATCAAGTCTCTGTAGTTCAAGGACAACTGAGTTGTTCAGCTGTTTTATTCAGCTATTCCTTATGCAGCACAGGAAAATGCACCTGGAAGTGACCTGAAAATTGGCAATAACAACTCGTAAGCAGTCATATAACTGAGAATTGAAAGTAAGGCCCCCAATTTTGTTTTCTGCAAACTCTTGACCATGAGCCATCATTACAGCTTTTAATGACACAACTGAAGTGGAGATCAAATTGCAATGAGAGTTAAACTAGAAATTGAGAAGCGATTTACTGGGGAAAAGAATCTAAGTGCCACTGGTCTTTTCCATCGGAGAAAATGTAGGATTGAAAGTGAATAAAATAGCAGTGAAGCCCTCGAACCACATCACAAGAATACACATATATaaatagaaagcaatcaaagcATTAGTTATTTTAGATGCAAATCTGCATTTTTCCTTACATACACTTAGTAATTCTGATCACAAGTAACATAAGCATCTTCTCTGAAGATAAACAGAAGGTATTGCAAGCACTGGTTCAGAATACCGCAAGGATATCTCCCACAACTTACCAAGTCCTCTGATGTGAAACGACGGTGGGTAAGAGATTCTCCAAGCTGAGCCTCTGTATGTGTAACTCCAAGAAACTGAGCTATTAATGCCAGCCTATTCAGTTCATCATTATCATGAATGAGCAGAGGAAAAATTCAGGTTGCGTCACCAAGAAGAGACCTGTAATTTGGCATTTGCAGCACGTCAGGGCATGgggagaaaaaaattaaaaagggAAATAAATGCAAGCATCAAGAAAATTGAAGGCAAGATCACAGAAAATCTTGGAGCCAGAAGGATTTCAAACATTAAAATGCTAAGAAAAAATAGAGCTCTCCGAAACAATTCTTGAAATCACAACATCGCAAGCAAACTGCAAGAACAATCAAACCAAAACCCCGAAAAGCCGCCTGCTTTCTGCCATTGTCCAACGAAAAAGCAGAAACAAAACAAGGAAAACGAAAAGGAGAGGAATTATTTCCGCAGAGATGAAATCATAGCAAAACAACGCATGGCAAAGAAAGCGGGGGGAGAACAAGAACATCCAAGACCAAGGCCTCCGACCCCGACCTCCTCCGCTGAAACAATGGCGGCCAGACCAGAATAGAGGGAAGCAGCCAAGAACAGGAGATGATTCGTCGGCTCACCGTGTCACGGGAAGACGAAGCCCACCGGTCGCCTCGGAACCGCCATGATCCAACGAAAGATTCCGCCTTTCCCCACTTCCTCAAACAAGGAGACAAGGCCAACCAAACAAACAGCAACACCTATAAACAAGTACTAGTTTATCGCCATCCACATGGACAGGGATACAATCGTTGGTCACTCACTAGACCATGGACGGGAGGAGAACCAGATGCAGAACCGGGAGACTAGCTTGGCAGGCAGATGAAGATGAGAGGGatcttcttctcctctctctctctctctctctctctctctctctctccctcccccttctctctctctaatggagaagaagaggagaaaaaaatgAGCTTCTCGAAGAACAGGAAAAGTTTGTCAACTTCTGGTCTTCTTATTCTCTGCCGGCTCCTCTTGTATTGTTCTCAACTCTACCAAGGTTTGGTGGTGGATAGGAGAAGGCATTGATTTTCTTCCTCATCACTTTGCATTGGGTTTTGTGGTGGAAAAGCCATAAATTAGGGGCTTCTCTGCCTTTTCCATTCCCCTCTTCCTTTTTTCCTGTGTGAGTTCAGTCTTTTGGACAATCAGACCTGGGAGATTCTCTGCcgcctctccctttctctctctaggAGTACTGGCTTTCTCTCTCCTGCTGCCTCTGGATTGGAGTATAAAGAAAGGAAAGGCAGGAAGATCATAAATGTAGCGCCACTGCTACATGCACACAACCACAATTCTTGTCCCTAGCTGACAGGTGACAAATGCACAACTAATCACCTGATATTTTCAAGAATGTTGTTAGTGCAGCTGAAAGCGACGCATCATCCTGTTGGTATAGACCTAGACATTTCAAGTATTTGTTCCTAATCTTGGATTAGAGTATAATGGGGCATTAGCATTACTACACATGAAAACAAATCTGAAACAGCAGTCAAAGGCAGGTCGCTGGCTGCTGGCATGGCCGTTTCTTGAATTCATTTCGTTTCTACGGCTGCGTAATGGATGGTTTAATGAGGCATTATTATGCCATTTTCTGGTGCTGGATTCCCCTTCCCAGGATTCCAGTTGTACTCGCCTCCACTGTACCGGTCAATTCTTCCAGTTCCAGCCAAGCTAGGACAAAACGTTTACCAAACCATTACTACAATACTTGGATTAAAATTGCATGGTACATCAGTACCTACTCATCTTCAGCTGATATCTTTTTTACCAAACTCTGTTTCAAATTCTAAAATGGGTTTATTTTGGTCATTAACTTGCCTTGACTCCTCTCTTTCTGTATAACAACTTCACTtatatttgtgttttttttcttatttttattcTCCAATTAATCTTGAACCATCATGCCTTTGTTCTTCACTCGTGTGCTCCACTAGAAATGGCATGACCCATGTGCCATACCCCCCCAGGATTAGCTCTGAaactgttgtttttctttttcggaAAAAGAAAGATTCTCTGGATTTCTGTTGTTGCTGTTGATGCTACAGGACCAGCATCAGTGATGCATCAATCAAACCAACCAGCCAAACACTGATGTTGCTGTATTTCCTGTGGGTAAAAACCAAAATCTGCCATAAAATGAAGCATTGTTTCAAGGCTTGCAGGAAGGTGATAACTCTGAGCGGGAGCCAGCAGGTTGCCCAAAACATGGCAGCAGAGTGGTCAGAGCAACGGCCAGTAGGGTTTGGAGGAAAGGGGCGCCAGCCGCCAGCGAGGCTCCTCCGGTCACAGCCCCACAGTACACAGTCACACAGAGACCTTCCGTTGGGATTCGGGCAGAAGATTCTTGTTCCAATTCTTGGGCAAAGTTGACTACTGGAGACTTTAAATTTTGCAGTGTTATGAACAAATCTATACTATCACTCAtgtataagaagaaaaagatacTTAAAATGTCCATCCTAACTTAACTCCTGGGCTCTATCAACCAACCTTAATCCGATTGTTTGAcaaattctttctttttcctgaaaaaaacttatttgaaaaattcaatcgTTGAAAACGTGCAAATACCCTATAGTTTTtgggcctgtttgggaaggaggtgttaaagtttaacaccacCCTTTAACACATTTTTAACACCTTGGCTGCCAAACACAAGTGTTAAAGAtgaagtgttaaaatttaacacctctcttttcataaacatatggagggggtgttaaaatgtgctaaaggtgttaaaagtggtccccctccacacttattccctggttgcccccctctctctcctcttctctctcctccgctgccCCCCATCTTCCTTCCCCGATCCGCgcgtcgcgcgccgccaccggtccgcccgtcgcgcgccgccgctgtgcccgccaccgccggtccgTGCCGCTCCTACGCTGGGATGCCGCGTCGGGCGACGggcagcggccggcgcgggcgcgggcaagGCCGCTCCGGTGGTGTGgggaccggcgggcggcgcggtggtggcggtgggggctcgggcgggcgcggccgttGGCGCCGCGGTAGGggacgccggtggcggggcGGGGCCGGAGGCAGCAGGCGCAGGGGAGGGGCCGGAgacggtgcggccggcggcgggagggcagcgtcggcgtcggcgccggcgccgggcgcggcgtGGATCGAGCAAGGGGAGGGGCCGGCCAGGGAGCAATGGCGCTGGGGGCCAGCCAGGAGGTGGCCTGGCGTGCGCAGCCaggaaaggaggaaggaggaaggagaagaaggaagaaggggtATTTGGGTGCCATTAAGAGGAGTAATGAGGGGTAAAGTTGTCAATTACAACCTAAggtattaaagtttaacagatCATCCAAACACCTCAAGATACCAAAGGTTAACACCtcatttgagggtgttaaagtttaacaccctgttaaattttaacaggCCCTTCCCAAACAGCCCTTTGAATGGTCGGAGTGGTTTTTATGGACTTGTAGTTGACGTGATGTCCACGTGGGTGACCGCATTGGAGTAACATCCAAATCAGTACtaataaattaaaaaaacttATATATAGGAAAATCTCCCAATCAAGCTTATATTTTTTTAGGAACATCAATCTTACATGTTGCAAGCATGGTTCAAGTTCAACTGTTTGCATTATAATTTTTTCCCGTTGCTGATTAACCGAAAGAAATGCCGGCATGTCGCTCAGGGTAGATTATATTTCTTTTAAGAATTTTGAGAACTTAATAGTGTTGATTTCTAGTTTTTTTCCGGCTTCAAGCAAGAGTTTATTGGTTTGTTCGGTAGTGCTGGCTGCACAACTGCAGCCCTGCTGCTGCTACAGCCAGCATTCAAGAAAACTAACGTAAGACCTGTAGCCATAGCGCTGCAGCTGTGCAGCCAGCACCACCGAACAGGTCGTATGGTGATGGGATGAGGGTATGATTCTTTCTGAGCATAAGTTTGGTGTTGCGACATCCAATTTCTTTGTGTTCAACTCTTCACCACAATTACTCTCTAgccagttttttttaaaaaatacaagGAACCATTAACTTAATAGACTCATGAGTCATGAAGTAATGAAGATACAACTCTTGAAATCGTACTTTAGGCATGGACATGGTAAACATGTAAACCACGTGCATTTGCCTTCGGACGGTTAAAATTGAACTCATCCCTTCGATGCTATTGAAAATTTAACCCCATTTTCTTGTGTACCGTTACCACTATCTTTATCCGAGAAGAGGACCCTAACACTGTTGGAAGAAAATTCCATGCATCTGGTATGCAAACCGGATCGTGTGCATACCTGCTCCCGCAAAGCGACGCGTGGACGCCGCGGCCATCCGACGGATCCTGACGGGAAGAAAATTCCATGAATCCGATATGCAAACCGGATCGTGTGCATACCTGCTCCCGCAAAGCGACGCGTGGATGCCGCGGCCATCCGACGGATCTTGATGAGGGCGTGTACCTACAAACCAAAGTTGCAGCAGCTTGGCTCCCAGCGCTATTTCGCCCGTCGCCCGCTCTTGGCagtcggctcggctcggctcggcgaCCGTTCAACGCTTGTAGTTCCCAGCTCAACACCACGGTGGCGCATCCCAACGGCGCTGCCGTCGTCCCCGTCATGCCGCTCCACTACACGGCGGGCGGCCATGCCATGACCGTGACGTTCCCATGGCCGGCGTCAACGGCGCCGCGTTACACTGGAGCACCGCAGGCACATTGGGCGCGGTGGCGCTGCCACTGCCAGCAATCGCTGATGTTAAcgggtccgccgccgcgcctttGGTGGTCGAGCACATGCTCATCGGCCCGCCGGCTCCGACCGTTGGCCTGCCGCTCACGGTGGCACCGGATAGGATCAAGAACAAGTGAGCAACGCCCTCGGGGCGATGCTCTCGGCACTGATGCTGTCCTGCGACTCGCCGGTGGGGCAGTGCCAaggctggaggaagaaaattCCATACATCTGGTATGCAAACCGGATCGTGTGCATACCTGCTCCCGCAAAGCGACGCGTGGACGCCGCAGCCATCCGACGGAAAGAAAATTCCATACATCCGGTATGCAAACCGGATCGTGTGCATACCTGCTCCCGCAAAGCGACGCGTGGACGCCGCGGCCATCCGACGGATCCTGACGAGGGTGTGTGCCCACAAGCCAAAGGTGCAGCAGCTCGGCTCCCAGCGCTATTTCGCCCACCGCCCACTCTCAGCAGTCTTGTGCCTCGCGGCCTCGTTCTCGAGGGCGCTTTTCCACAGATTTTTTTGCTCGGCGGTCAGCTTGGCCTTGGCGTTCTGGCTCACCTCCACCTTCTCGGAGATCCTGTCGAAGTCCGGCGAGAGGTGCTTCATGACGACGACGAGCACCGCCACCTTCTCCACCTTCTTGAGCGGCACCGGCGTGTGCGCTGGCATCGTGTTCAGGTGCGCGACAACCTCCGGGACCCACcagtcctccgccgccgtcggccaccACGACGGTGGGGCGCCGGTCCAGCCTTGGCGCTGCCCCACCGGCCAGTCGTAGGACAGCATCAGCGCCGAGAGCATCGCCCCGAGGATGTTGCTCACCTGTTCTTGATCTTATCCAGCACCGCCGTGAGCGGCAGGCCAACGGTCGGAGCCGGCGGGCCGATGAGCATGTGCCCGACCACCaaaggcgcggcggcggacccgTTAACGTCAGCGATTGCCGGCAGTGGCTGCAGTGCTCCAGTGTAACACGGCGCTGTTGACGCCGGCCATGGAACGTCACGGTCATGGCATGGCCGCCCGCCGCGTAGTGGAGCGGCACGACGGGGACGACGGCAGCGCTGTTGGGATGCGCTACCGTGGTGTCGAGCTAGGAACTGCACGCGTTGAACGGtcgccgagccgagccgagtcGAGCCGACTGCCGACAGCGGGAAGTGGGCGAAATAGCGCTGGGAGCCGAGCTGCTGCACCTTTAGCTTGTAGGCACACGCCCTTGTCAGGATCCGTCGGATGGCCACGGCATCCACGCGCCGCTTTGCGGGAGCAGGTATGCACACGATCCGGTTTGCATACCGGATGCATGGAATTTTCTTCCCGTCAGGATCCGTCGGATGGCCGCGGCATCCACGCATCGCTTTGCGGGAGCAGGTATGCACACGATCCGGTTTGCATATGCATCGAATTTTCTTCCAACGCCGTTAACTCGTTTCCGTCGTCCACCATTATTCCAATTTACCCCTTCCGCATCCTCTGTCCAGCAAAGTCCAGCAgccatctttcttctcttttttctatcCCCAAATCGGCAGGTTCCGAACCCTAGCCACCGCCGCGGGTCCTCAGGCGCGTTCCACAGCGTGGCGTCGCGGCAccagcggccgccgccccctcgctCGAGCGGAGCACTCCTCCAATCCCGCACCGCACGCGCGCCTCGCTCCCTCCTTGCCCGGCCTGGCGGCCTCGCTCCCTCCCTGCCCGTCTCGTCTTCTGGAGGTGCCAGCACGCCTCCAGCTCGCCCGGTCCCGCCTTGTCCTCCCGGCGCAGGGGCCGGCGACCTGAAGGATCGGCGGCGCCCTCACCACCGAAGCTGTTTGCGCGTTTTGCACCCTGTCGTCTTTATTGGAGCAAGCATAAGTCTGACGTTGTCACCTCAAGTACCTCGGatcttcttctttatttttgaaAGACGGCACCTCTGATCTTCATGTGAGCTGAATTCTGCATCGTACTCAGCTCGTATCTTGGTTTGCAGATGAGTTTGCTATTTGGTTGCGTTTGCTTATACTTGGCCATCTGATGTGCTTTTCTTGAGTGAAAGCATCTGATGTGCTTTGGATGGTTGATACTAGTCGCTGTCAGAAAGCAATCAGGTGTCTACCGTACAAAATGGGTGCCACTCCGGTCAAGTTCCGCCACCGATGCGCCGTGCGTTGTATATGTACTGGAGTCTTCCTTGTTATATGCAGATAAAGTATTGTTCTTGATTGTAATGGCGTAGAAGGGATATCATTCATCTTTTTTCTTGTAGGGTAGTATTGTCTTTTCCCTCTTGAGTTAACACTTGTGCTATGACAGCAATGGCACACGAGGGATGGAGTTAAATTTTGATGGCATGTAAGGGGTAAAGGGGGATTTTCTCCATGAAAAATGCCCTTATTCTTTCAATTATTTTTAAAGAACCCTGAGCCGGACCCAGATAGGTGCATGAGCTCAAAAGCAGCTTCGTTTTACAGCACATCGGGGTGTACCGTAAGCACAACCGGGTTCGTTCCACGGTGTCACTGTGACGGATGGCTACTTGTTTATGGTTGAATTGGCAGTGCGGGGCTGTTTGGTTGTGATCCTGGAGTGAATCTGCCTAGGTGGAGAGCTGCCTGCAACTTACCTGGTACCTGTTTGGATGTAGCTGGCTAACTGCCTGGTCCAGGCAACGAACTCAGACCCGAGCGTCCGGCTGGAAACGACTCTGCTGGGCTGCTATTCGAGTGCTAAACATTCAGACAAAGGGTAATTATAAAAAAGATAGTTGGGTCCCACAATATTATGACTCATTTGCTTCACTACTTTTACTTCTCAACACATTGCAAAATAATTGTAACggtttttaaaaaaacttcGTTTAATCGTGTTTACATGCCCAAATTCTTTTATTAATTTTTATTCTTCTATAATGCAGGTAAATGAGAAAGTGAGCTAAATAATATATTAAAACACAAAATATCTCACAAAACACATATATAttgtgtatttttctttttagtaGCATCCCcgaatagaaaaaaatatatttatgcaTACCacaaaacacatttatattgtGTATTTTTCTTCTGATTAGCATCTCAGGCTCAAGCATCAACCAAACATACTTTCTCCATACTTGCCTGGTTAGGCAAAAACCATCAACTTTTGAGTTATCAGACAGATTGTTTAAGActccaaccaaacaagcccGGCATGCGTGGCACGTGCTTTTAGCTTTCGGAAGATGGAAAAGGACAGTCTCTGAGATCTGCTCGGGGGCATTTCCGCCATTTCATTGTGCCGACCAAGGCAGCCCTCAGATCTCCCCAAAAGATCCTCTGCGCCCAGGAACCGTATGTGCGTCGCTGTCTGCTGCTCTCTGCTCCATGCTCGCATGGAATTTAGGCCGTATTCCTGCTCGCATGAAACAGTGTTTGGATAGCTGCCACAAATGTTTGATAAAAGTAAATCTGTAGTGTTTGGTTTGGTGTTAAAATGAGATAAGATATTTTCTTCAAGCAAAAATgaggttaaaaaaaaatccagcaaGCGTATTCTTGAAAATAAAATCAACTAGAACAGTACTTAAATATGATTGAACGCTCAGGCTGGTAGCTCCTCGGTTCAAGAGTCTGAGCATTGAATTAAAAATGAGTCTAGGTGACGGTAGTGACCGGCTGACTGCACGCAGCTGCACAGATGAGCAGAAAAAAGCAATGCGTATGTGGCGCGACACGGGGGGTGGCGGAGAAAAAGCTCGCCACAGGTTTGACGCAAAAAACTGTGGCGAGCACACGTGGCGAGCCAAACTTAAATAACGAACCAAACACCTACCAAAATTTGAGCCTAATGTTTGGCCTGGCAAACTGTAGCCGGCCACCAAATCCCAAACGCCAAGGGAACAGTGAAATACAGAGCTTCTGATTCTGATTCCATCCAAAACACATTTCCAGGTCCTCTATTCAAATTTCATTTGGAATAATATGTACCCTCCTCTCAAACATGCACGTGTTGCGAAGATGATTACATGTAAAACTTGGAGCCAGCAACAGGCAAACCACCCATGACTGAATCATCTTCCAACTTAATCACTTGGCTGTCACAATGGAAAGGCAAAAACCTGCTTTACTGAACCTGCTATCTTCTCACATTTGCTCTATGCATTTTGAGAAGACTCTAATTCTAAATCTTCTACGGATCAAATGATGGCACAAGTGCAGATCCTGAGAAATGCAAACAATCTGACCAACCAACCACTGTACTGCCAGTATTTTGACAGTACTTACGGCAGCTTTCGTCACAGTGGCAGATTAACAGAGCAAAGCTGATGACACAAAGCAAGAAAAATCACTGAAGATATAAATGCACAAGCAGAGTGATCACCTGATGGCAACCTAGAGCTCTAACAGGCCTTCAAGGACCAAGCCGATCGTATGTGAAGCAAAGAATTAAGCTTGGCCCATAAAAATGTG harbors:
- the LOC117849345 gene encoding protein ETHYLENE-INSENSITIVE 3-like 2 translates to MLSALMLSYDWPVGQRQGWTGAPPSWWPTAAEDWWVPEVVAHLNTMPAHTPVPLKKVEKVAVLVVVMKHLSPDFDRISEKVEVSQNAKAKLTAEQKNLWKSALENEAARHKTAESGRWAK